From the genome of Streptomyces sp. V2I9:
CCTCGTCGCGGGTGAAGCGGGGCGGCAGGAACAGCTGCCAGTCGACCGGGACCTGAGCCCGGCCGACGTCCAGGAACAGGCCGATGCCCAGCTGGCAGTTGACGGTGCGCCCGGATTCCGGAAGGAAGCGCTGGTGCACCCCGGCCGAGCGGTCGCCCCGTTTGGGCAGGACGGCCGGCGCCAGGGTCCAGGCGCGTACCGGCAGTGAACGGGCGGCCCAGCGGGCCAACTCCCCGCGTGCCGGGGCCCATTCCCACGGGCTGGCGTTGACGAACTGGTGCAGGGATGTCGAGGCCGCCTCCGAGCCGGTCACGACGGCTGCCATGCGGCGCACGGTCTTCTTCCCGTGGGTGCGCAGCAGTCCCTGCAGGTACACGTGGCCCCAACGCTGCTGGTCGGAGCGGTGCAAATGGCCGAACAGGAGCCGGGACAGGTCGGTCGGCGGCCGACTCGCCGTCATGTCGGGCGTTTCGTGCATCGTCGTCACTGCGGGTCCCTCCCAGGTGAGCGTCGCTCAGCAGACTAACAAACATAGAGAATGTTCGTTATATTTCTACGGGAGAGAACGACTACTTGCCGAGGTCCGAGGAGAAGGCGCATGCAGGAACGGGCGGCCAGGACGCGCCGGACCGTATTGGAGGCGGCGGCCGACGAGTTCGCCGAGCGCGGCTACCAGGGCGCTTCCCTCCAGGGGGTGGCCTGGCGGGCCGCGACCTCCATCGGTGCTCTGACGTTCCACTTCAGGAACAAGACCGCTCTGGCCGAGGAGGTGCGCACGGCCGGGTCGGCCCGGTTCGCGCGCTGCCTGGACGAACTCGCGCTCTCCGCCGATCCGTTGACTGAGCTGCGTACGCTGATCGGCACGCTGGTCCGGCTCGCGCACGAGGACCCCTTCGTCCGCGCCGCGCGCCGGCTGGAGGCCGACGCGCCCGAGGACGCACCGCTGTTGGCCGAGATCTGGCTTCCCGTCCTGCGCACCCTGATCGACCGGGCCGACAGTGCCCGGCGGCTGCGCCCCGGTGTGGCCCCCGAGGACGCGGTGGCGATGCTGTCGCACCTCGCGGAGGGGGCGATGGCCGCGAACTGCACGGCCCGCGACACGGCGTGGGGCTCGGTGGGGGACTCGGTCTGGGACGTCGTCCTGCACGGCCTCGCCGCGGACGGGCCGAACCAGGGGGCCTCGGGAACCGCTTCACCGGGCCTCGCCGAGGCCCGCCCCGGTCCGTCCTGACGCGACGCGCTCGGGGCGTGGGCCCGGGTACCCGGCGCGGCCTGACCGGCGGCCGGGGCCGGGCGGCCCGCACGGCGAGGCGCGGCCCCGGACCGGGGCGGACGACGCGTGGCCGGCCTCGCACGTGATCGGGCCGGACCGGGGAAGGACGGCGTTCGTCCCCGGTCCGGCCCGGAACGGCGGCCGGTCCGGGGCGAAACGGCGGCCCGTCCGGCCCGGAGCGCAAGGCGGCCTGTTCCGGTCCGGCCCGAACAGGCGGCCGGTCCGGGGCGCGTATGAGGGTGACCGGTCCGGGACCGGGGCGTGGACCGGGGCGTACGGGACGGTGGGCGGCCTCAGAACGCGTCCCGCGCCGTCCGCTCCACCGCGTCCGCCACCGCGTCCAGGACCCGTGCCGAGGCGTCCGCCGTCAGCCGGCCGCGCACCCACGCGGCCCCGGTCCTGGTCCGGGGCCACGCCTGGTGGGCGACGCCGCCGGGGCCCTGGTGGCCGAAGGCCCCGGCGCGGACGGCCGGGTGGAGGCCCTCGTCGAGGAGCTGGAGGCCCCCCTCGCCGTACGCGCTGACCCCGCCGAGCAGCGGGTCCAGCCCCTCGACCCAGAAGCTCCGCGCCTGGTCGAGCGTGCGCCGCGACAGCAGCAGGGGCTCCTCGCCGGGGGCGCGTACGGCGTCGGCGGCCAGCACCCCCTGGAGCCGGGCGAGCCCTCGGGCCGACGCGTACACCCCGAGCGAGGGGACGATCGCGTACCGCCGCCGCGTCTCGCTCCACACCCCGGCGTCCGGCGGGAACGGGGACGGGTTGTTCCACACCCGGCCGAACAGGTCCGCCGCGCCGTCGTCCGGGCCGCCGTCCGGCGCGGGGAAGCGGGCGCGGAAGTCCGGGTCGTACGAGACGCGGGCGGCGTGCGGCAGTTGGTCCGGGACGAGGCCGAAGTGGACGTCGAGGCCCAGCGGACCCGCGATCTCCTCCAGGAAGAACAGGTCGAGATCGCGGCCGTCGACCCGGCGGACCACCTCGGCGACGATCCACCCGGCGGTCCACGGTCCGTGCAGCACCCCGCCGGCCCGCGGGTCCTCCTCCAGGCTGTGCAGTTCGAGCAGCGCGGCCATCATGCGCGGGTTCTCGACGTCCCGCTGGTCGAGGCCCGCCGCCATGCCCGGCAGCCGGGCGGTGAACGTCAGCACGTCCCGCAGCGTCACCTTGCCCTTGCCGCGTACCGCGAACTCCGGCCAGTACTCCGCGACCGGCCGGTCCAGGGCGAGCGCGCCCATGTCGGCGAGGAGCAGGACCGCCGTGGCCAGGACGGAGTGGGAGGCCGTCAGCAGCGGGGCGAGGGTGTCGCCGGTCCACGGAGCGCCGGTGACCGGGTCGGCGGTCCCGTGCCACAGATCGACGATCAGGTCACCGTCCCGGAC
Proteins encoded in this window:
- a CDS encoding TetR/AcrR family transcriptional regulator, which translates into the protein MQERAARTRRTVLEAAADEFAERGYQGASLQGVAWRAATSIGALTFHFRNKTALAEEVRTAGSARFARCLDELALSADPLTELRTLIGTLVRLAHEDPFVRAARRLEADAPEDAPLLAEIWLPVLRTLIDRADSARRLRPGVAPEDAVAMLSHLAEGAMAANCTARDTAWGSVGDSVWDVVLHGLAADGPNQGASGTASPGLAEARPGPS
- a CDS encoding serine hydrolase domain-containing protein, whose protein sequence is MTTSLVRQVLPRPRPRAATTGVHGTTAPGFASVRHSFERACRESGPPGSHGAALAVVRDGDLIVDLWHGTADPVTGAPWTGDTLAPLLTASHSVLATAVLLLADMGALALDRPVAEYWPEFAVRGKGKVTLRDVLTFTARLPGMAAGLDQRDVENPRMMAALLELHSLEEDPRAGGVLHGPWTAGWIVAEVVRRVDGRDLDLFFLEEIAGPLGLDVHFGLVPDQLPHAARVSYDPDFRARFPAPDGGPDDGAADLFGRVWNNPSPFPPDAGVWSETRRRYAIVPSLGVYASARGLARLQGVLAADAVRAPGEEPLLLSRRTLDQARSFWVEGLDPLLGGVSAYGEGGLQLLDEGLHPAVRAGAFGHQGPGGVAHQAWPRTRTGAAWVRGRLTADASARVLDAVADAVERTARDAF